Below is a genomic region from Gammaproteobacteria bacterium.
ATGTCATCAAAACCGGCCACAGAAATATCTTCCGGTACATTCAGGCCATGTTTATTAAAGGCTCGAATGGCTCCAATCGCAATCAAATCACTGACACAAAATACGGCGGTGAAATCCATGTCACGATTTAACAGTTCCCGGGCGGCGGTATAACCACACTCCTCGGAAGAGTGTGCGCCATGGTGCATTAGCGGGTCGATGGTTAAATCCGCTTCCTGCAAAGCAGTGGAGAACCCGTTAAAGCGATCACGGTATTCCGGACTGTCATCAGAAATATCTCCGATAAAAGCAATATTCTTGTGCCCAAGTTCTAGCAAATGTTTTGCAACCTGGTAACCACCGGAAAAATTATCACAACCAACAAAATACCCCGGTTGACCCTCTACCACAGGCCCCCAGGTCACGATGTGTGCGTCACTGTCTTTTAAGGATGAAATGCGTTCAATGTAATCGGTGTAGGCACCGTAGCCTAAAAAGATAATGCCATCGGCTTTTTTTGACGATTCGTAATCGGCGATCCAGTCCTGGCTGAGTTGCTGGAATGAAACCAATAGGTCATATCCGTGACGTGCAGCGGCATGTGTAATGCTTGTGAGCATGGTGGTGAAAAACGGATTGATCATGGTGGATTGGTCATCCGAATCACGCCGGATCAAAAGCGCAAGGGTGTTAGTGTGCTGGGTGCGTAAGTTGCTCGCGTGCACATCCACTTTATAATTCAGTTCTTTGGCAATGGCTTGAACTTTTTCACGGGTTTTTTTGCTCACCAATGGACTATTACGCAATGCTCGCGATACCGTGGGTTGTGATACCCCGGCGAGGTGAGCAATGTCTATGGCTTTGATCTTATGGGTCGGCATAATTAGGTATGGATTTTTATTATTATTGGCAAGCTGGGGTGTGCCGATAATATACACGGAATTAGGCCAAGTATCGAAAATTACGCTTTGAATTAAGCCAAGTTGTTGTTTTTAATCAGTTTTTGTATCGTTATATGACCGGGATTCCCATTTCACGTATTCATAAATGCCGCGGTCAAGCCCCGGAAGAGTATCTGATTTGCTTTAATAACTAGCCATCAAAAAGTGACGGCTTATTCAAATTCTTGTCGTGTCCAGGCACGTAAACCGAATTTGTAAAATCATTTCTTGATAAATCTGATCGCTGCTCCACCACCATTTCCAAGACTGAGTGATAAAGTATCAGTCGATCCCAGGGTGCGTTCCTCAATCACAATGTCGTACGGGTTCGAATCGTAATTTGCCAATGGACCATCGCGGTAAATTTGTGCCGTGTATTGCTTACCAGCTTCTAAAAACACTAAAGGAATGGAGAAGTCGCGTGCCTGTTCATCTGTGATTGCGCCTAAATACCAGTCTTCACTATTTCGGTCTTTACGTGCAATCACCAAAAAGTCACCAATCTCGCCTTGTAAGGCTTTTGATTCGGACCAGTCGGTGGGAACGTCTTTTATGAATTGGAACGCGTTCATATGCTTGGCATAATGTTCGGGTAGATCGGCCACCATCTGAATCGGACTATAAATGGTCAAATACAATGCCAATTGTTTGGCCAAAGTTGTTTCAACTCGAGAGCGTACATCATTTCTGGGCATGTCCTCTCTTACTGGCGGTAACTCACTCGGACGCAATTCAAATATTCCGGGCGTGTAATCCATGGGCCCGGATAATAATCGCGTGAAAGGAAGTATGGTGGTATGTTCCGGTGGGTTAGGCGGTACTCCCCAGGCACTGAACTCCATGCCACGAGCACCTTCGCGTGACACCCAGTTGGGATAAGTCCGTCTGAGTCCAGTATCTTTAACGGGTTCATGCGGGTTGATAGAGATTTTATGTTGCGCGGCTTTTTTTACCACCTTGATGTGATGGTCAACCATATGTTGTCCATCATGAAATTCATATTGTGCAATGCCATTTGCATCAATTCTTTTTATGTCACCGGCGTCCGCCACATAGCCGGTTTTTATGACTTGAACGCCGCTTTTTTCATACAAGTCAAAAGCAGCGTCCATCTGGTTTTCGTAATTTGTGATATTTCCTGAGGTTTCATGATGCCCGATTAGTGGCACGTCGACTTTTTTGCCATAGGCTGCAACGGCTGCAATGTCAAAATCCGGATAGCTCCTGGTGAAATTGAATACATCGCCATTATGAAACCAGTCACCATCCCAGCCTAGATTCCAGCCTTCAACCAACACACCATTGAATCCGTGTTGCGCGGCAAAATCCATGTAGCGCATGGTTTCTTCAGTGGTCGCACCGTGAATACCGTCATTGCCCCAAGTGCGTTCGCGCATGTGCATTGCCCACCAGATACCGATGTATTTGCCCGGTGTGAACCAGGATACATCGCCAAGCTGA
It encodes:
- a CDS encoding glycoside hydrolase family 97 protein: MHFILKPASFLTILILAACAASGLTVVPENTLQQETTTLKIGSPDGLIDFSLSDENGQLRYSVTRGAAEVIHSSRLGLRFIEQHGFDEKLRIVSSSQSSVDTSWEQPWGERQFIKDQHNELLVLIERTDRPQLMSMRVRVFNDGLGFRYEVPEQAGFKSVSINDELTEFNLDENATTWWIPAREWNRYEYLYEKSPLNKVKMVHTPVTLKLSDGTHVSLHEAALLDYSGMSLEKLRSGNLKANLAPRSDGVLVKTKAPFKTPWRTIQIASDAVGLMNSDLILNLNEPNQLGDVSWFTPGKYIGIWWAMHMRERTWGNDGIHGATTEETMRYMDFAAQHGFNGVLVEGWNLGWDGDWFHNGDVFNFTRSYPDFDIAAVAAYGKKVDVPLIGHHETSGNITNYENQMDAAFDLYEKSGVQVIKTGYVADAGDIKRIDANGIAQYEFHDGQHMVDHHIKVVKKAAQHKISINPHEPVKDTGLRRTYPNWVSREGARGMEFSAWGVPPNPPEHTTILPFTRLLSGPMDYTPGIFELRPSELPPVREDMPRNDVRSRVETTLAKQLALYLTIYSPIQMVADLPEHYAKHMNAFQFIKDVPTDWSESKALQGEIGDFLVIARKDRNSEDWYLGAITDEQARDFSIPLVFLEAGKQYTAQIYRDGPLANYDSNPYDIVIEERTLGSTDTLSLSLGNGGGAAIRFIKK
- a CDS encoding LacI family DNA-binding transcriptional regulator, producing the protein MPTHKIKAIDIAHLAGVSQPTVSRALRNSPLVSKKTREKVQAIAKELNYKVDVHASNLRTQHTNTLALLIRRDSDDQSTMINPFFTTMLTSITHAAARHGYDLLVSFQQLSQDWIADYESSKKADGIIFLGYGAYTDYIERISSLKDSDAHIVTWGPVVEGQPGYFVGCDNFSGGYQVAKHLLELGHKNIAFIGDISDDSPEYRDRFNGFSTALQEADLTIDPLMHHGAHSSEECGYTAARELLNRDMDFTAVFCVSDLIAIGAIRAFNKHGLNVPEDISVAGFDD